The Salvelinus sp. IW2-2015 linkage group LG8, ASM291031v2, whole genome shotgun sequence genome window below encodes:
- the dhrs7cb gene encoding dehydrogenase/reductase (SDR family) member 7Cb — protein MALPTVMVLPMLIVVAAGIYYIYNEIIQYMSKSMVKNKVVVITDAVSGVGSECAHHFHKGGARLILCGASWDKMESLYDTLTSGADPRVTFPPKLVLLDFSDMDSMPEVVDEVVECYGCVDILVCNSSMKLKAPVHTVSLEMDRNIMDINYFGPSTLAKGVLPAMMSRRSGHILLVNSIQGRLAIPFRTSYSASKHAVQAFFDCLRAEVEEYGIIVSTISHTFINAALPSTPPAKPQGLSTFGVRPADLANEIMRTVSRKKKEVLMAHPIPWVALYLRSFFPSFFFAVVAAGVKDSAMAEQMQ, from the exons ATGGCGCTCCCGACTGtgatggtgctgcccatgctgatCGTGGTGGCTGCTGGGATCTACTACATCTACAACGAGATCATCCAGTACATGTCCAAGTCCATGGTCAAGAACAAAGTGGTGGTCATCACTGATGCTGTGTCAGGAGTGGGAAGTG agtGTGCTCATCACTTCCATAAGGGTGGTGCCAGGCTGATTCTGTGTGGGGCCAGCTGGGACAAGATGGAGTCTCTGTACGACACATTGACCAGCGGGGCTGACCCCAGAGTG aCGTTCCCTCCCAAGCTGGTGCTGCTGGACTTCAGTGACATGGACAGTATGCCTGAGGTGGTGGATGAGGTGGTGGAGTGCTACGGCTGTGTGGACATCCTGGTGTGTAACAGCAGCATGAAGCTGAAGGCCCCCGTACATACTGTCTCACTGGAAATGGACAGGAACATCATGGACATCAACTACTTTGGACCCAGCACCTTGGCCAAAG GTGTCCTTCCAGCTATGATGTCTAGGAGGTCTGGTCACATTCTATTGGTCAACAGCATCCAGGGCAGACTGGCTATCCCCTTCAGAACCTCCT ACTCGGCCTCAAAGCATGCGGTGCAGGCGTTCTTTGACTGCCTGCGAGCGGAGGTGGAGGAGTATGGGATAATAGTAAGCACTATCAGCCACACCTTCATCAACGCAGCtctaccctccacccctcctgctAAACCTCAGGGCCTGTCCACAT TTGGCGTGCGCCCGGCCGATCTGGCCAATGAGATAATGCGAACGGTGAGCAGGAAGAAGAAAGAGGTTTTGATGGCCCACCCCATCCCCTGGGTCGCTCTCTACCTCcgctccttctttccctctttcttcttTGCCgtggttgctgctggagtgaagGACTCCGCCATGGCAGAACAGATGCAGTag